From Allofrancisella guangzhouensis, a single genomic window includes:
- a CDS encoding cold-shock protein, which produces MNNKLQGTVKFFNDAKGFGFINCKSLSKDVFVHVSNIGNGTLTDGQQVSFQVKDGNKGKEAYDVKAL; this is translated from the coding sequence ATGAATAATAAATTACAAGGAACGGTTAAGTTCTTCAATGACGCAAAAGGTTTTGGTTTTATCAATTGCAAGTCTTTAAGTAAAGATGTGTTTGTACATGTTTCAAATATTGGAAATGGTACTCTTACAGATGGTCAACAAGTTAGCTTCCAAGTTAAAGATGGTAATAAAGGTAAAGAAGCATACGACGTTAAAGCACTTTAA
- the cdd gene encoding cytidine deaminase codes for MENTKLVDIAIQASENAYAPYSKFKVGAAVLLTNGKVITGANIENASFSLTNCAERSALFYIYSQGYRKTDIAKIVVIADTEHAVSPCGACRQVMSELLDMDCPIILANKTKTDIKETNIQELLPYMFIL; via the coding sequence ATGGAAAACACAAAACTAGTTGATATAGCGATCCAAGCCTCTGAAAACGCTTACGCTCCTTACTCAAAGTTTAAAGTTGGAGCAGCTGTTTTACTTACAAATGGTAAGGTAATAACAGGTGCTAATATCGAAAATGCTTCTTTTAGTTTAACCAACTGTGCTGAAAGATCAGCTTTATTTTATATATATAGCCAAGGCTACCGTAAAACTGACATTGCAAAAATAGTTGTTATCGCAGATACAGAACATGCAGTTTCTCCATGTGGTGCATGCCGTCAAGTTATGTCAGAGCTACTAGATATGGATTGCCCTATCATATTGGCGAATAAAACTAAAACTGATATTAAAGAAACAAATATCCAAGAACTTCTACCATATATGTTTATCTTATAA
- the miaE gene encoding tRNA-(ms[2]io[6]A)-hydroxylase, producing MSKQLYVNYDTIEKFLLCETPNAWINTALKNIELMLLDHAHCEIKAASSAMTYICRHPDKHDLVTRMSKIAREELVHFEQVMRILKKRDIKFKSISASRYASQLIRAARTDKEGRFIDDLIIGAYIEARSCERFAKIAPFLDNELQKFYNGLLESERRHFTIYLEFAQKYSSRDILKEIKRIGEVEKKLILSLDTEFRFHSGVLEV from the coding sequence ATGAGCAAACAGCTATATGTAAATTATGACACTATAGAAAAATTTCTCTTATGTGAAACTCCTAATGCTTGGATTAATACGGCACTAAAGAACATAGAGCTTATGCTTTTAGATCATGCTCATTGCGAGATAAAAGCAGCTTCTTCGGCTATGACATATATTTGTAGACACCCGGATAAGCATGACTTAGTTACCAGAATGTCTAAAATTGCAAGGGAAGAGCTTGTTCACTTTGAACAAGTTATGAGAATTTTGAAAAAACGTGATATCAAATTCAAATCAATATCAGCTTCTAGATATGCTAGCCAGTTGATAAGAGCAGCACGTACTGATAAAGAGGGTCGTTTCATAGATGATCTGATAATAGGAGCATATATTGAGGCTCGTTCATGTGAGAGATTTGCTAAAATAGCGCCTTTTTTAGATAATGAGCTACAAAAATTCTATAATGGTTTGTTGGAATCTGAAAGACGACATTTTACTATTTATTTGGAGTTTGCTCAAAAGTATTCATCAAGAGATATTCTAAAAGAAATTAAAAGAATAGGTGAAGTTGAGAAAAAGCTAATACTATCGCTAGACACTGAGTTTCGTTTTCATAGTGGGGTTTTAGAAGTTTAG
- the udp gene encoding uridine phosphorylase, which yields MSNINIQNKRVESNEVLYHINLSENIIKSAEVAILPGDPNRVEMLAKMLDENAYFLTSNREYTSWLAKVNHKNVLIISTGMGGPSAAICIEELAMIGVKKFIRVGTCGTIQKNIGIGDLILTTASVRLDGTSYHYAPVEYPAVASFALNHSLYSSAKHLNKELRVGITGSSDTFYPGQERKDNYSGYVRRTFQNSIEEWRKLNVLNLEMESSAILTICATFDLDASCICTVLAKRTEAETIDKSKYLQGMTDIMAIIKESIKNDFQ from the coding sequence ATGTCAAATATTAATATACAAAATAAAAGAGTAGAATCTAATGAAGTACTATATCATATAAATTTAAGCGAAAATATTATAAAAAGCGCTGAAGTTGCTATATTACCAGGTGACCCAAACCGGGTAGAAATGCTAGCTAAAATGCTTGATGAAAATGCTTATTTTTTAACATCAAATAGAGAATATACTTCTTGGCTGGCTAAGGTTAATCATAAAAATGTGCTTATAATTTCTACGGGCATGGGTGGCCCGTCTGCTGCCATATGTATAGAAGAATTAGCAATGATAGGTGTCAAGAAATTTATCCGTGTTGGTACTTGTGGTACGATTCAAAAAAATATAGGGATAGGTGATTTAATCTTAACTACAGCATCAGTTAGGTTGGATGGTACATCTTATCACTACGCCCCTGTTGAATACCCTGCTGTTGCTAGCTTCGCTTTAAATCATTCTTTATACTCTTCTGCCAAACACTTAAATAAAGAATTACGTGTAGGTATAACAGGGTCATCGGATACATTTTACCCAGGACAAGAAAGAAAAGATAACTATAGTGGTTATGTTCGTCGAACTTTCCAAAATTCTATAGAAGAGTGGCGCAAATTAAATGTCTTAAACTTAGAGATGGAATCTTCTGCAATATTAACTATATGTGCAACATTTGATTTAGATGCTAGTTGCATATGTACAGTACTAGCAAAAAGAACTGAAGCTGAAACTATAGATAAAAGTAAATATTTACAAGGGATGACTGATATAATGGCTATAATAAAAGAATCTATTAAAAATGACTTTCAATAA
- a CDS encoding trimeric intracellular cation channel family protein: protein MFILGIIAESMTGVISSSRRNMDAFGVVAIALTTALGGGVVRDLLLGNLPVTIMLHPSYMVICLVFSIIAIFTQKYINKFYNVFLILDSIGLIAFAYIGSSIAYQICSEVFEMNFFSVLVVSTVIAIVNGVAGGIMRDMICNDIPVAFKSELYASVAAIVGFLNIVFIHFNINLYISAGIIISTGLTIRIMTILYKWRLPII, encoded by the coding sequence ATGTTCATACTTGGGATAATAGCTGAAAGCATGACTGGAGTTATATCTTCTTCAAGACGTAACATGGATGCTTTTGGTGTTGTAGCTATTGCTCTAACAACAGCTTTAGGTGGCGGTGTGGTCAGAGACTTACTATTAGGAAACCTACCTGTAACTATCATGCTACATCCTTCCTATATGGTTATATGTTTAGTTTTTTCAATTATAGCTATCTTTACCCAGAAATATATAAATAAGTTTTATAATGTCTTTCTAATTCTTGACTCTATAGGTTTAATAGCTTTTGCATATATTGGTAGCAGTATTGCTTATCAGATTTGCTCTGAAGTTTTTGAAATGAATTTTTTTAGCGTACTAGTGGTTAGTACCGTCATAGCTATAGTTAATGGGGTTGCTGGTGGTATAATGCGGGATATGATCTGTAATGATATTCCTGTAGCTTTTAAATCAGAATTATACGCTTCTGTAGCAGCTATTGTTGGTTTTTTAAATATTGTCTTTATTCACTTTAATATAAATTTATATATCAGTGCTGGGATTATTATTAGTACCGGGTTAACTATCAGAATCATGACAATACTCTACAAATGGAGATTACCTATTATCTAA
- a CDS encoding FAD-binding and (Fe-S)-binding domain-containing protein, producing MKQPKLPTLDKTNKLNVLTKTFVQELKDLHFVGDIHSDYASRISTSMDNSVYFVVPELVLFPKNKQDIMKIFGLASRLEYRDLKFSPRGGGTATAGHSLCAGVVIDTSRYMNNILEINTEKGYVKVQPGVVLDQLNDTLADTEYFFAPNLSPSNRATLGGMVNTDACGKGSRIYGRTSQHILELECTLINGESLTTKKIILSDIKEEDLSNDEKNIYRCVVENIIEKYELIEEKLPKLSRFLTGYNLAKTYDKQNNTVNLSYLISGSEGTLAFVTELTLKLTKKPKFKALFAISYDNFDSALRTARKLLSYEPSAIETVDNNIVDIAKEDEVYHKIRHMLEKETSFNLTAVNFVEFIADSRHDLDTKTVKLEKLLLDEKAVFHFTENIDEMDSLWELRKKGVGLLGAMKGNRKPIPFIEDTAVAPEKLADYIKELTKLLDSYDVKYGMFGHVDVGCLHVRPALDMSSPEDAKKLTKITAKVSKLVQKYGGILCAEHGHGFRSEYLKDYFGDELYHTLGCIKKVFDPYNQLNPGKITVPAGSKDKLVTVDGPFRGYSDIQVPKQMREQFSGAYNCNGNSQCLNYNLDTVICPSAKVSRNWLYSPKGRTAILREWLNQLSAEGYTTVGKEEKIGLDNPKDFPDDFSHQVYDSLEKCLGCKACVTGCPIKVNIPAMKSQFLANYHSRYRRPALDYFVKYSEVMLSFNLHMPKIFNDIFNIQFVRASLGSIVGFADTPLVSSLNLKSELRKRNALEFSLEKLAKLTNDQKSKTVCIVQDIFTSLYETHVVLALYDFLTGMGFDVYVAPFRINGKPAHVKGFLKYFKKQALKATQLYNEIANIGIDMIGIDPAMTLVYRDEYLKVLENEIKFEIKMIQEWLVIKLDSLPKMQGLLAREFSLFTHCTEKSLSAISIVYWQKIFEHFGIDVKLVKTGCCGMSGSFGHEAKNIETSKRIYSLSWKTKIKESGIRNSMATGFSCRCQVKRLEGHTIKHPIEILELNRKKIHKALT from the coding sequence ATGAAGCAACCTAAACTTCCAACACTTGATAAAACAAATAAATTAAATGTTCTTACCAAAACTTTTGTACAAGAGTTAAAAGACCTCCATTTTGTTGGAGATATACATTCAGATTATGCTTCTAGGATATCTACCTCTATGGATAATAGTGTATATTTTGTAGTTCCAGAATTAGTGCTTTTTCCCAAGAATAAACAGGATATAATGAAGATTTTTGGTTTAGCAAGTAGGCTTGAGTATCGCGACCTTAAGTTCTCTCCACGTGGCGGAGGTACAGCTACAGCAGGGCATTCTTTGTGTGCAGGTGTTGTTATAGATACTAGTCGTTATATGAATAATATTTTAGAAATAAATACAGAAAAAGGTTATGTTAAAGTCCAGCCAGGTGTGGTGCTTGATCAGCTAAATGATACGCTAGCAGATACTGAGTATTTTTTTGCTCCAAATCTTTCTCCTAGTAATAGAGCAACACTTGGTGGTATGGTAAATACAGATGCATGCGGTAAAGGTTCTAGAATTTATGGGCGTACAAGCCAGCATATTTTAGAGCTAGAATGTACATTAATTAATGGTGAAAGTTTAACTACTAAGAAAATAATTTTATCTGATATAAAAGAAGAAGACTTAAGCAATGACGAGAAAAATATTTATAGATGTGTAGTTGAGAATATTATTGAAAAATATGAGCTAATAGAAGAAAAATTACCAAAGTTGAGTAGGTTTCTGACAGGCTATAATTTGGCTAAAACATATGATAAGCAAAATAATACCGTTAATCTTAGTTATCTGATATCAGGGTCAGAAGGAACATTAGCATTTGTTACAGAATTAACTCTTAAGCTCACTAAAAAACCTAAATTTAAAGCTTTGTTTGCTATATCTTATGATAATTTCGACTCAGCATTACGAACAGCTAGAAAGTTATTATCTTATGAACCTTCAGCTATAGAAACAGTCGATAATAATATAGTAGATATTGCTAAAGAGGATGAGGTTTACCATAAGATTAGACATATGCTGGAGAAAGAGACCTCATTCAATCTGACAGCTGTAAATTTTGTCGAATTTATAGCAGATTCAAGACATGATTTAGATACTAAAACAGTAAAGCTAGAAAAGTTATTATTAGATGAAAAGGCCGTTTTTCATTTTACGGAAAATATAGATGAGATGGACAGTCTATGGGAATTGCGTAAAAAAGGTGTGGGGCTACTTGGAGCGATGAAAGGCAATCGTAAACCAATACCGTTTATTGAAGATACAGCTGTAGCACCAGAAAAATTAGCAGACTATATTAAAGAACTAACGAAACTTTTAGATTCTTATGATGTAAAATATGGTATGTTTGGTCATGTTGATGTTGGTTGCTTACATGTAAGACCAGCTTTAGATATGAGCTCTCCAGAAGATGCTAAAAAACTTACGAAAATAACCGCAAAGGTTAGTAAGTTAGTCCAAAAATATGGCGGTATACTTTGTGCCGAGCATGGTCATGGTTTTAGAAGTGAATATTTAAAAGATTATTTTGGTGATGAGTTGTACCACACATTAGGGTGTATTAAAAAAGTATTTGATCCATATAATCAGCTTAACCCTGGTAAAATTACTGTACCAGCTGGTAGTAAAGATAAGTTAGTAACAGTGGATGGACCATTTAGGGGATATTCAGACATTCAAGTGCCTAAGCAAATGAGGGAGCAATTCTCAGGAGCCTATAATTGTAACGGTAATTCCCAATGTTTGAATTACAACTTAGATACTGTAATTTGTCCGTCTGCTAAGGTTAGTAGAAATTGGCTTTATTCACCTAAAGGTAGAACAGCAATTTTAAGAGAGTGGTTAAACCAGCTATCTGCAGAAGGCTATACCACTGTTGGAAAAGAAGAAAAAATAGGTTTAGATAATCCAAAAGATTTTCCTGATGATTTCTCTCATCAAGTTTATGACTCTTTAGAGAAATGTCTTGGTTGTAAGGCTTGTGTTACAGGATGTCCTATAAAGGTAAATATCCCAGCGATGAAGTCACAATTTTTAGCAAACTATCACTCAAGATATCGTCGACCAGCTTTAGACTATTTTGTTAAATATAGTGAGGTTATGCTAAGCTTTAATTTACATATGCCAAAAATATTTAATGATATTTTCAATATTCAGTTTGTAAGAGCAAGTTTGGGTAGTATAGTTGGATTTGCTGATACTCCCTTGGTAAGTTCTTTAAATTTAAAATCAGAGCTTAGAAAGCGAAACGCACTAGAGTTTAGTTTAGAAAAGTTAGCCAAACTTACAAATGACCAAAAATCAAAAACAGTCTGTATTGTTCAAGATATCTTTACTTCACTATATGAGACTCATGTGGTTTTAGCTCTTTATGATTTTCTTACAGGGATGGGTTTTGATGTTTATGTAGCACCATTTAGAATCAATGGAAAGCCAGCTCATGTGAAGGGATTTTTAAAGTATTTTAAGAAACAAGCTTTAAAAGCGACCCAATTGTATAATGAGATAGCAAACATTGGTATTGATATGATTGGTATCGATCCTGCGATGACTTTAGTTTACAGAGATGAGTACCTTAAAGTACTTGAAAATGAAATAAAGTTTGAAATTAAGATGATACAAGAGTGGTTAGTAATAAAGCTAGATTCTTTACCAAAAATGCAAGGCTTGCTTGCTAGAGAATTTAGTTTATTTACTCATTGTACTGAAAAATCACTATCGGCAATTTCTATTGTATATTGGCAAAAAATATTTGAGCATTTTGGTATAGATGTCAAGCTTGTTAAAACAGGCTGTTGCGGCATGTCTGGTAGCTTTGGCCATGAAGCTAAAAATATAGAAACTTCTAAGCGTATTTATAGCTTAAGTTGGAAAACTAAGATTAAAGAATCGGGAATTAGGAATTCTATGGCAACTGGTTTTTCTTGTCGTTGTCAAGTTAAGAGGTTAGAGGGACATACAATTAAACATCCAATAGAAATCTTAGAATTAAATAGAAAAAAAATACATAAAGCGTTGACATAA
- the gpmI gene encoding 2,3-bisphosphoglycerate-independent phosphoglycerate mutase: MKQTTLLVILDGWGYSENDYFNAIRNANTPTWDSIWQSFPKTLINASSLDVGLPRGQMGNSEVGHVNIGSGRVVYQELTKIDKAISENSFGKNQALCEAINNVLKNGSNLHILGLLSEGGVHSHQEHIFEIIKVAKQKGVKRVFLHVFLDGRDTPPRSARESIEKADKLLSDLGLGYIASVSGRYYAMDRDNRWDRVEKAYNTIVNADAEYICDSAVEALEQSYMRDQSDEFVVPTSIKKNDELVTIENNDSVIFMNFRADRARELSHAFVDSEFTNFERDKLLKINFTTLTEYDSKLKCNVAFPPEQPVNTLGEILAKNHKTQLRISETEKYPHVTFFFNGGKEDKFEGEDRILIPSPKIPTYDLQPEMSAPEVTNKLVDAINSGKYDCIVCNYANSDMVGHTGNYEATLQAIEHLDKCLTRLKDAILDRNGNMFITADHGNADMMVNPETHKPHTAHTTNPVPFIYVGHKEASLNIENGKLSDIAPTILEVMSIPQPSEMTGKSIFKFKK, translated from the coding sequence ATGAAACAGACAACTCTTTTGGTCATATTAGATGGATGGGGATATAGCGAAAATGATTATTTTAACGCTATAAGAAATGCTAACACTCCTACTTGGGATAGTATTTGGCAAAGTTTTCCAAAAACTTTAATCAACGCCTCTAGTTTAGATGTTGGTCTTCCAAGAGGTCAGATGGGCAATTCAGAAGTTGGGCATGTTAATATTGGTTCAGGTAGAGTTGTTTATCAAGAACTTACAAAGATAGATAAAGCTATAAGTGAAAATTCTTTTGGTAAAAACCAAGCTCTTTGTGAAGCTATAAATAATGTCCTTAAAAATGGTTCGAATCTACATATATTAGGCTTACTTTCTGAGGGCGGAGTACACTCTCATCAAGAACATATTTTTGAAATAATAAAAGTAGCGAAACAAAAAGGAGTCAAAAGAGTTTTCTTACATGTATTTTTAGATGGTAGAGATACACCTCCACGTTCTGCTAGAGAATCTATAGAAAAAGCTGATAAATTACTAAGTGACTTAGGGCTTGGATATATAGCTAGTGTCTCTGGTAGATACTATGCCATGGACAGAGACAACCGCTGGGACAGAGTTGAAAAAGCTTATAACACCATAGTAAACGCTGATGCTGAATATATATGTGATTCTGCTGTTGAAGCTTTAGAACAATCATATATGCGTGATCAATCTGATGAGTTTGTAGTTCCAACTAGTATCAAAAAAAATGATGAATTAGTAACTATCGAGAATAATGATAGCGTTATCTTTATGAATTTTAGAGCAGATAGAGCTAGGGAGCTTAGCCACGCTTTTGTAGATAGTGAATTTACTAACTTCGAAAGAGATAAGCTTCTAAAAATAAACTTTACTACACTTACAGAATATGACTCTAAACTAAAATGTAATGTTGCATTCCCCCCTGAACAGCCTGTTAACACTCTTGGTGAAATATTAGCTAAAAACCACAAAACCCAGCTAAGAATCTCTGAAACTGAAAAATATCCACACGTGACATTCTTTTTTAATGGCGGTAAAGAAGATAAATTTGAAGGAGAAGATAGAATTTTAATACCATCACCTAAAATCCCCACCTATGACCTACAACCAGAAATGTCAGCTCCAGAAGTTACAAATAAACTAGTAGATGCTATCAATAGTGGCAAGTATGATTGTATAGTATGTAACTATGCAAACTCTGATATGGTCGGTCATACAGGTAATTATGAAGCTACACTACAAGCTATAGAGCACCTTGATAAATGCTTAACGAGACTTAAAGATGCAATCTTAGATAGAAATGGTAATATGTTTATTACAGCTGATCATGGTAATGCTGATATGATGGTAAACCCAGAAACACATAAACCGCACACTGCTCATACTACCAATCCTGTACCGTTTATTTATGTCGGGCACAAAGAAGCTAGTTTAAATATAGAAAACGGAAAGCTATCTGACATTGCCCCAACAATTCTAGAGGTAATGAGTATACCACAACCTTCAGAAATGACGGGCAAATCTATTTTCAAATTCAAAAAATAA
- the recN gene encoding DNA repair protein RecN — MLLHLSIKNFAIIKSTEIDFREGMTVLTGETGAGKSILLDALSFVLGARLEKTFLNDDTTTEVSATFCIKGNQKVKKMFEELFIENDNGECTFRRVVNKSKQSRLFVNGSVAKASDVKKISDKLINIYSQNSHQDLLDSKAQLSLLDSFVNNDELVGKVTKAFYGLQKIDLQVRELKEVIDNQNSQRELLEYKLRELISLKLRENEFEELSLRQKNLSNVEQISYSLNYVNSILYDNDQNIITMLAELEKEVSKLEDESFSNLQELITQTKVYAQESYEEAQNKLEFLEQDPEELAKVEQRMGEIYDFARKHKVEPSYLYEHIIELQAELDSFSQENSRLGTLIEEKQKLEKIYEESAKALTQARQKAAKDFSTQVEKNIRSLNIPKGSFVAEVLSSEIKTAKGLDACEFKINFNLGEQLAPVKKVASGGELSRIGLSIQAVSAAKRSYPTLVFDEVDVGISGATAEIVGRLLKKLSEKLQVLCITHQAQVAAQGDMHLHVSKKYLKDVTESKIIELTVEQRIQEIAKIAGGVDISENTLKHAKELLGL, encoded by the coding sequence ATGTTACTACATTTATCAATAAAAAATTTTGCTATTATAAAGTCTACAGAAATTGACTTTAGAGAGGGTATGACTGTACTTACAGGAGAGACAGGTGCTGGTAAATCAATCCTCCTTGATGCGCTTAGCTTTGTATTAGGAGCAAGGTTAGAAAAGACATTTTTAAATGATGACACAACTACAGAAGTTTCTGCTACTTTTTGTATTAAAGGTAACCAAAAAGTAAAAAAGATGTTTGAGGAATTATTTATTGAAAATGATAACGGTGAGTGTACGTTTCGTAGGGTTGTCAATAAATCTAAGCAGAGTCGACTTTTTGTAAATGGAAGTGTTGCAAAAGCTAGTGATGTAAAAAAAATATCAGATAAGCTTATAAATATATATAGCCAAAATTCTCACCAGGATTTACTTGATTCAAAAGCTCAGTTGAGTTTATTGGATAGCTTTGTTAATAATGATGAGCTTGTTGGTAAGGTTACAAAAGCTTTTTATGGTCTACAAAAAATTGATTTACAGGTTAGAGAGTTAAAAGAAGTTATAGATAATCAAAATAGCCAAAGAGAATTATTAGAATATAAGCTTAGAGAGCTTATTTCTTTGAAACTGAGAGAAAATGAATTTGAAGAGTTATCCCTGCGCCAAAAAAATCTTTCTAATGTGGAGCAGATAAGTTACAGTTTGAATTACGTTAACAGTATTTTGTACGATAATGATCAAAATATTATAACAATGTTAGCAGAGCTTGAAAAAGAAGTTAGTAAGCTAGAAGATGAAAGCTTTTCAAATCTACAGGAACTAATAACGCAAACAAAAGTATATGCTCAAGAAAGTTATGAAGAGGCACAAAACAAACTAGAGTTTTTAGAGCAAGACCCGGAAGAGTTAGCTAAAGTAGAGCAAAGAATGGGTGAGATTTATGATTTTGCACGTAAACATAAGGTTGAGCCTAGCTACCTATATGAACATATCATAGAGTTACAAGCAGAGTTAGATAGCTTTTCACAAGAAAATAGCAGACTAGGAACACTAATTGAAGAAAAGCAAAAATTAGAGAAAATATATGAAGAGTCTGCAAAAGCTTTAACTCAAGCTCGTCAAAAGGCAGCAAAAGATTTCTCAACACAAGTTGAGAAAAATATTCGCTCCTTGAATATTCCTAAAGGTAGTTTTGTGGCTGAAGTTCTATCTAGTGAAATTAAAACAGCAAAGGGGTTGGATGCATGTGAATTTAAGATAAATTTTAACCTTGGCGAACAGCTTGCTCCAGTTAAAAAAGTAGCATCAGGCGGTGAGTTAAGCCGTATTGGATTATCTATACAGGCGGTATCAGCTGCAAAAAGGTCATACCCTACTTTAGTATTTGATGAGGTTGATGTTGGTATTTCAGGAGCAACAGCTGAAATTGTTGGCAGACTTCTTAAAAAGTTGTCAGAAAAATTACAAGTTTTATGCATAACGCACCAGGCACAAGTGGCAGCTCAAGGTGACATGCATTTACATGTCAGTAAAAAATATCTTAAAGATGTCACAGAATCAAAAATTATAGAGCTAACAGTAGAGCAAAGGATACAAGAAATAGCTAAAATAGCTGGTGGTGTAGATATATCAGAAAATACTCTAAAACATGCTAAAGAATTACTTGGTTTATAA
- the serS gene encoding serine--tRNA ligase: protein MLDAKYIKDNLQEAAQKLATRGYHLDIDFFETKEAKRKQLQEKTQDLQAKRNSISKEIGKRKAKGEDASDIFAEVNNINEELKIVEKELKDILDSINQTLLSMPNIPAEDVPIGKDESGNIEIRKWGIPRNFHTEAQPKDHADIGEMLKMIDFEAAAKITGSRFVILKNKIARLHRALIQFMLDMHTENHGYEEIYVPYMVNNDSLYGTGQLPKFSQDLFKLEGDFKYSLIPTAEVPLTNLVRDEIVETSSLPRYYTAHTPCFRSEAGSYGKDTKGMIRQHQFEKVELVHITTADKGEESLELLTSHAEKILQRLNLPYRVMKLCTGDMGFSAKKTYDLEVWLPSQNTYREISSCSWCGDFQARRMKARHKNPSMKKPELVHTLNGSGLAVGRTLLAIIENNQQEDGSIMVPETLINYMGGISVIK from the coding sequence ATGCTTGATGCAAAATATATAAAGGATAATCTACAAGAAGCTGCTCAAAAATTAGCTACTAGAGGATACCATTTAGATATAGATTTTTTTGAAACTAAAGAAGCTAAAAGAAAACAATTACAAGAGAAAACTCAAGATTTACAAGCTAAGCGTAATTCCATATCAAAAGAAATTGGTAAAAGAAAAGCCAAGGGCGAAGATGCTAGTGACATATTTGCTGAAGTTAACAATATCAATGAAGAGTTAAAGATAGTCGAAAAAGAATTAAAAGATATTCTTGATTCTATTAACCAGACGTTATTATCAATGCCGAATATACCTGCTGAAGATGTTCCTATTGGTAAAGATGAAAGTGGAAATATAGAAATTAGAAAATGGGGAATACCTCGTAATTTTCATACAGAAGCTCAACCTAAAGATCATGCAGACATAGGTGAAATGTTAAAAATGATAGACTTCGAAGCTGCTGCTAAAATAACAGGTAGTCGTTTTGTAATATTAAAGAATAAGATTGCTAGACTACATAGAGCATTAATCCAGTTTATGCTAGATATGCATACTGAAAATCACGGCTATGAAGAAATATATGTCCCGTATATGGTTAACAATGACAGTCTGTATGGTACAGGTCAATTACCAAAATTTAGTCAAGATTTATTTAAGTTAGAAGGTGATTTTAAATATAGCCTAATACCTACTGCTGAAGTCCCTCTTACCAACTTAGTAAGAGATGAAATAGTAGAAACAAGTTCATTGCCAAGATACTACACTGCTCATACTCCTTGTTTTAGAAGCGAAGCAGGATCGTATGGTAAAGATACTAAAGGTATGATACGTCAGCATCAATTTGAAAAAGTTGAGCTTGTACATATCACTACAGCAGATAAAGGTGAAGAGTCTCTAGAACTATTAACCTCGCATGCTGAAAAGATACTTCAAAGACTTAACTTACCGTATAGAGTTATGAAATTATGTACTGGTGATATGGGCTTTAGCGCAAAAAAAACCTATGATCTTGAAGTATGGCTACCTTCACAAAATACTTATAGAGAAATTTCATCGTGCAGCTGGTGTGGAGATTTTCAAGCTCGTAGAATGAAAGCAAGGCATAAAAACCCCTCCATGAAAAAACCAGAATTAGTTCATACTTTAAACGGCTCTGGGCTTGCAGTTGGTAGAACACTATTAGCAATAATCGAGAATAACCAGCAAGAAGATGGTTCTATTATGGTTCCTGAAACACTAATTAACTATATGGGCGGAATATCAGTTATTAAATAA